From a region of the Janthinobacterium sp. 61 genome:
- a CDS encoding acetyl/propionyl/methylcrotonyl-CoA carboxylase subunit alpha yields MFTKILIANRGEIACRVAATARRMGIQTVAVYSEADANAKHVAVCDEAVLIGPAPAKESYLCGDKIIAVALATGAQAIHPGYGFLSENADFADACHAAGLVFIGPPASAMRAMGSKSAAKSLMEKANVPLVPGYHGDEQDADFLHGQADKIGYPVLLKASAGGGGKGMRVIEHSADFKAALASCKREAISSFGDDKVLAEKYLSRPRHIEIQVFADTLGNCIYLFERDCSVQRRHQKVLEEAPAPGMPVERRAAMGEAAVAAAKAVGYVGAGTVEFIANQDGSFYFMEMNTRLQVEHPVTEMITGTDLVEWQLRVAFGEPLPKKQSELTIHGHAIEARIYAENPEKGFLPSIGTLRHMQSPQAVTFELGGTLVPAAVRIDSGVREGDAISPFYDPMIAKLIVWGADRREALARMAQALAEYQIVGLASNIAFLKRLVEGQAFASADLDTGLIERNQDALFPALQPAPDTALALASVALLLEEKAAAETQSANRADPWGNALGWRLNSTLGRSLAFADEFALAGDSKAYAARIAYKTDGWLFNGQPLTLTAHKGNELHIKLGERAVHGTVLRDGEQFHVFSSGLHTTLHYSDPMAHAGEVEAEGGRLTAPMPGKVVAVLVNKGQDVKKGEPLVIMEAMKMEHTIAAPHDGLVEDVLYAVGDQVADGAPLLAFKAAA; encoded by the coding sequence ATGTTCACTAAAATCCTGATCGCCAACCGCGGCGAAATCGCTTGCCGAGTCGCCGCTACCGCACGCCGCATGGGCATCCAGACTGTCGCCGTGTATTCCGAGGCGGACGCCAACGCCAAGCACGTCGCCGTGTGCGACGAAGCCGTCTTGATCGGCCCCGCGCCGGCCAAGGAAAGCTATCTGTGCGGCGACAAGATCATCGCTGTAGCGCTGGCGACAGGTGCGCAGGCGATCCACCCCGGCTACGGCTTTTTGTCCGAAAACGCGGATTTCGCCGACGCCTGCCATGCAGCGGGCCTGGTCTTCATCGGCCCGCCGGCGTCCGCCATGCGCGCCATGGGCTCCAAGTCGGCCGCCAAGTCGCTGATGGAAAAAGCCAACGTGCCGCTGGTGCCCGGCTACCACGGCGACGAACAGGATGCGGACTTCCTGCATGGGCAGGCCGACAAGATCGGCTATCCCGTGCTGCTGAAGGCGTCTGCTGGCGGCGGCGGCAAGGGCATGCGCGTCATCGAACACTCCGCCGACTTCAAGGCGGCGCTGGCCTCGTGCAAGCGCGAAGCGATCAGCTCTTTCGGCGACGACAAGGTGCTGGCAGAGAAATACCTGTCGCGCCCGCGGCATATCGAAATCCAGGTGTTCGCCGATACCCTGGGCAACTGCATCTACCTGTTCGAGCGCGATTGCTCGGTGCAGCGCCGTCATCAAAAGGTGCTGGAGGAAGCGCCTGCGCCCGGCATGCCGGTTGAACGCCGCGCGGCCATGGGCGAAGCGGCCGTCGCCGCCGCCAAGGCCGTCGGGTACGTCGGCGCGGGCACGGTGGAATTCATCGCCAACCAGGATGGCTCGTTTTACTTCATGGAGATGAACACGCGCTTGCAAGTAGAGCACCCGGTGACGGAAATGATCACCGGCACGGATCTGGTGGAATGGCAGTTGCGCGTCGCCTTTGGCGAGCCGCTGCCGAAAAAACAGAGCGAATTGACAATCCACGGCCACGCCATCGAGGCGCGCATCTATGCGGAAAATCCGGAAAAGGGCTTCCTGCCATCGATCGGCACGCTGCGCCACATGCAGTCGCCGCAAGCCGTGACGTTCGAGCTGGGTGGAACGCTGGTTCCGGCCGCCGTGCGCATCGATTCGGGCGTGCGCGAGGGAGATGCAATTTCGCCGTTCTACGACCCGATGATCGCCAAGCTGATCGTCTGGGGCGCGGACCGCCGCGAAGCGCTGGCGCGCATGGCGCAGGCGCTGGCCGAATACCAGATCGTGGGCCTGGCCAGCAATATCGCCTTTTTGAAGCGCCTGGTCGAAGGCCAGGCATTTGCCAGCGCCGACCTCGATACGGGTTTGATCGAGCGCAATCAAGACGCCCTGTTCCCCGCCCTGCAGCCGGCGCCCGACACGGCCCTGGCACTGGCGTCCGTCGCCCTGCTGCTGGAAGAGAAGGCGGCTGCCGAAACGCAATCGGCCAATCGCGCCGACCCGTGGGGCAATGCCCTGGGCTGGCGTTTGAACAGCACCCTCGGACGCAGCCTGGCGTTCGCCGATGAATTCGCGCTGGCTGGCGACAGCAAGGCCTATGCCGCGCGCATCGCCTACAAGACGGATGGCTGGCTGTTCAACGGCCAGCCCCTCACCCTGACGGCGCACAAAGGCAACGAGCTGCACATCAAGCTGGGCGAGCGTGCCGTGCACGGTACCGTGCTGCGCGACGGGGAGCAGTTCCACGTGTTCAGCAGCGGCTTGCACACCACACTGCACTACAGCGACCCGATGGCGCATGCGGGCGAAGTGGAAGCGGAAGGCGGACGCCTGACGGCGCCGATGCCGGGCAAAGTTGTCGCCGTGCTGGTGAACAAAGGGCAGGACGTCAAGAAAGGCGAGCCTTTGGTCATCATGGAAGCGATGAAGATGGAGCACACGATCGCTGCGCCGCACGACGGCCTGGTGGAAGACGTGCTGTACGCGGTCGGCGACCAGGTAGCCGATGGCGCGCCGCTGCTGGCTTTCAAGGCCGCCGCATAG
- a CDS encoding glyoxylate/hydroxypyruvate reductase A produces the protein MRILLQRADGKEAAWVADFKDLLPEAEIHFWREGDTFAPCDYAVVWQPPAAMLPALREVKAIFNTGAGVDALLKFGEALPAHVPLVRLDDAGMGVQMAEYVSHAMLRHFRRFDDYEAQGRAGIWQPLPPFDKADFPVGVLGMGVLGTRVLQALAQFEFPLRGWSRNRKHIDGVQCFAGEEGLDAFLRGTRVLVCMLPLTPETHNLLDRARLSMLLPGAYVINVARGAHLAEPDLLTLIRSGHIAGATLDVFRNEPLPQQHPFWLEPRITITPHISAATLRRESVAQIAAKMRRLHAGDSVAGIVNRLQGY, from the coding sequence ATGCGCATCCTTTTACAGCGCGCGGACGGCAAGGAAGCGGCGTGGGTCGCCGATTTCAAGGACTTGCTGCCCGAGGCCGAAATCCATTTCTGGCGCGAAGGCGACACGTTCGCGCCATGCGACTACGCCGTGGTGTGGCAGCCGCCAGCGGCCATGCTGCCGGCATTGCGGGAAGTCAAAGCCATCTTCAACACGGGCGCGGGCGTCGACGCGCTCCTGAAATTTGGCGAGGCGCTGCCCGCCCACGTGCCGCTGGTGCGCCTGGACGACGCGGGCATGGGCGTGCAGATGGCCGAATATGTGAGCCACGCCATGCTGCGCCACTTCCGCCGCTTCGACGATTACGAAGCCCAGGGCCGCGCGGGCATCTGGCAGCCGCTGCCCCCGTTTGACAAGGCGGATTTCCCGGTCGGCGTACTGGGCATGGGCGTGCTGGGCACCCGCGTGCTGCAAGCGCTGGCGCAGTTCGAATTCCCGCTGCGGGGATGGAGCCGTAACCGCAAGCACATCGATGGCGTGCAGTGCTTTGCGGGCGAGGAAGGCCTTGATGCATTTTTGCGCGGCACGCGCGTGCTGGTGTGCATGCTGCCACTCACGCCGGAGACGCACAACCTGCTCGACCGTGCGCGCCTGTCGATGCTGCTGCCTGGCGCCTACGTCATCAACGTGGCGCGCGGCGCGCATCTCGCCGAACCGGACTTATTGACCCTGATCCGCTCCGGGCATATCGCCGGGGCGACCCTGGACGTGTTCCGCAACGAGCCGCTGCCGCAGCAGCACCCGTTCTGGCTGGAACCGCGCATCACCATCACGCCGCATATTTCGGCCGCCACCCTGCGCCGCGAAAGCGTGGCGCAAATCGCCGCCAAGATGCGCCGCCTGCACGCCGGAGACTCTGTCGCCGGCATCGTCAACCGTTTGCAAGGATATTGA